A single Acidobacteriota bacterium DNA region contains:
- the sufC gene encoding Fe-S cluster assembly ATPase SufC produces the protein QYPVEIPGVNNSYFLKAALNAVRQHRGLPELDAIEFARHMREKMKLLRMDPSFLQRSVNEGFSGGEKKRNEIFQMAMLEPKLCVLDETDSGLDIDALKVVADGVNSLRSPERAVIVVTHYQRLLDYIVPDFVHVLSEGRIVKSGDKDLALELEAKGYGWLENAAVGA, from the coding sequence CCAGTATCCGGTCGAGATCCCGGGCGTGAACAACAGCTACTTCCTGAAGGCGGCGCTCAACGCCGTCCGGCAGCACCGCGGCCTGCCTGAGCTCGACGCGATCGAGTTCGCCCGTCACATGCGCGAGAAGATGAAGCTCCTCAGGATGGACCCGAGCTTCCTCCAGCGCTCGGTGAACGAGGGCTTCTCGGGCGGCGAGAAGAAGCGCAACGAGATCTTCCAGATGGCGATGCTCGAGCCGAAGCTGTGCGTGCTCGACGAGACCGATTCCGGCCTCGACATCGACGCGCTCAAGGTCGTGGCCGACGGCGTCAACTCGCTGCGCAGCCCCGAGCGCGCCGTCATCGTCGTCACGCACTACCAGCGGTTGCTCGATTACATCGTGCCCGACTTCGTCCACGTGCTCTCCGAGGGCCGCATCGTGAAGAGCGGCGACAAGGATCTCGCGCTCGAACTCGAGGCGAAGGGCTACGGCTGGCTCGAGAACGCGGCCGTCGGCGCGTAG